The following are encoded together in the Notolabrus celidotus isolate fNotCel1 chromosome 9, fNotCel1.pri, whole genome shotgun sequence genome:
- the LOC117818910 gene encoding volume-regulated anion channel subunit LRRC8A has protein sequence MIPITELRYFVDTQPAYRILKPWWDVFTDYISIVMLMISVFGGTLQVTQDKMICLPCKWVVNQTCKKNFNATLSNSLFFEPKGIQYNLDRHQYNYVDAVCYENRLHWFAKYFPYLVLLHTLIFLACSNFWFKFPRTSSKLEHFVSILLKCFDSPWTTRALSETVVEESDPKPMKMNGSMDHKESVISEDVEASVPMLQRTKTRFEQGIVDRTETGVLDKKEGEQAKALFEKVKKFRIHVEEGDIVYRLYIRQTIIKVIKFILIICYTGYYVHDIKFSVDCSVNIESLTGYSVYRCAHPLATLFKILACFYISLVVVYGLICMYTLCWMLRRSLKKYSFESIREESSYSDIPDVKNDFAFMMHMIDQYDPLYSKRFAVFLSEVSENKLRQLNLNNEWTLDKLRQRITKNSQEKLELHLFMLSGIPDTVFDLMELEVLKLELIPDVTIPPIIAQLVNLREMWLYHTPAKIEAPALAFLRENLKSLHIKFTDIKEIPLWIYSLKNLNELHLTGNLSAENNRYIVIDGLRELKSLKVLRLKSNLTKLPQVVTDVGMHLQKLSINNEGTKLMVLNSLKKMVNLTELELIRCDLERIPHSIFSLHNLQEIDLKDNNLKTIEEIISFQHLHRLVCLKLWYNQIAYIPIQIGTLTNLEKLYLNRNKIEKMPSQLFYCRKLRFLDLSHNNLTYIPTDIGFLQNLQYLAVTANRIETLPNELFQCKKLRTLNLGNNCLQTLPSRFGELTALTQLELRGNRLECLPVELGECRQLKRTGLVVEEDLFNTLPTEVKEQLWKVDKEQA, from the exons ATGATCCCCATCACTGAGCTGCGGTACTTTGTGGATACACAACCAGCCTACCGCATCCTGAAACCATGGTGGGACGTGTTCACCGACTACATCTCTATTGTCATGCTAATGATTTCAGTGTTTGGAGGCACACTGCAGGTCACGCAGGACAAGATGATCTGCCTGCCCTGCAAATGGGTGGTCAACCAGACCTGCAAGAAGAACTTCAATGCCACCCTCTCCAATTCATTATTCTTTGAACCCAAAGGGATCCAGTACAATCTGGATCGCCACCAGTATAACTATGTGGACGCTGTATGTTATGAGAATAGATTGCACTGGTTTGCCAAGTATTTCCCATACCTAGTATTACTCCACACCCTTATTTTCCTAGCATGCAGCAACTTTTGGTTTAAGTTCCCACGGACTAGTTCCAAACTAGAGCACTTTGTCTCCATCCTGCTGAAATGCTTTGACTCCCCATGGACAACAAGGGCTCTGTCTGAGACAGTGGTGGAAGAGAGTGACCCGAAACCAATGAAAATGAACGGCTCAATGGACCACAAAGAGTCTGTGATCAGTGAGGACGTTGAAGCAAGTGTCCCGATGCTGCAGAGGACAAAGACACGCTTTGAGCAGGGCATCGTGGACAGAACAGAAACAGGGGTTTTAGACAAGAAAGAGGGCGAACAGGCAaaagctctgtttgaaaaggtgaAGAAGTTCCGCATACACGTGGAAGAGGGTGACATTGTGTACAGACTTTACATCCGTCAGACTATCATCAAAGTCATCAAGTTCATTTTGATAATCTGCTATACAGGGTATTATGTGCATGACATTAAATTCAGCGTTGACTGTTCTGTAAATATTGAGAGCCTTACAGGTTACAGCGTGTACCGTTGTGCTCACCCTTTggcaacactttttaaaatcctgGCCTGTTTCTACATTAGCTTAGTGGTGGTGTATGGTTTGATCTGCATGTACACTCTTTGCTGGATGCTCCGGCGCTCTCTCAAAAAGTACTCCTTTGAGTCGATTCGGGAAGAGAGCAGCTACAGCGACATACCCGATGTGAAGAATGACTTTGCGTTCATGATGCACATGATAGATCAGTATGACCCTCTGTACTCGAAACGCTTCGCAGTGTTCCTCTCCGAAGTGAGCGAGAACAAACTGAGGCAACTCAATCTCAACAACGAATGGACGCTGGACAAGCTGAGGCAGAGGATCACCAAGAACTCTCAGGAGAAGCTGGAGTTGCACCTTTTTATGCTGAGTGGCATTCCCGACACAGTGTTCGACCTGATGGAGCTGGAGGTTCTCAAACTGGAGCTAATCCCTGACGTCACTATACCGCCAATCATCGCTCAGCTGGTCAACCTACGAGAGATGTGGCTCTACCACACACCGGCGAAAATCGAAGCTCCTGCTTTGGCTTTCCTGCGTGAGAACTTGAAGTCTCTGCACATCAAGTTCACAGACATCAAAGAAATTCCTTTGTGGATCTATAGTTTGAAGAATCTTAATGAGCTTCACCTGACCGGGAACCTCAGTGCAGAGAACAACCGCTACATCGTCATAGACGGGCTGCGGGAGCTCAAGAGCCTGAAAGTTCTTCGTCTGAAGAGTAACCTCACTAAGCTACCTCAGGTGGTGACCGACGTGGGCATGCACCTCCAGAAGCTTTCCATCAACAACGAGGGCACCAAGCTGATGGTTCTGAACAGCCTGAAGAAGATGGTGAACCTGACAGAACTGGAGCTCATTCGCTGCGATCTGGAACGCATACCGCACTCGATCTTCAGCCTGCACAACTTACAGGAGATCGATCTGAAAGACAACAACCTGAAGACCATTGAGGAGATCATCAGCTTCCAGCACCTTCATCGGCTGGTCTGCCTTAAGCTCTGGTACAACCAGATCGCCTATATTCCCATCCAGATTGGCACGCTGACAAACCTGGAGAAGCTGTACCTGAACAGGAACAAGATCGAGAAGATGCCCAGCCAGTTGTTTTATTGCCGCAAGCTGCGCTTCCTGGACCTGAGCCATAACAACCTCACCTATATCCCTACAGACATCGGCTTCCTGCAGAATCTTCAATACCTGGCAGTGACAGCCAACAGG ATCGAAACCCTACCCAATGAGTTGTTCCAGTGTAAGAAACTCCGCACTTTGAACTTGGGCAACAACTGCCTACAAACGCTGCCATCGCGGTTTGGAGAGCTGACTGCGCTGACACAGCTGGAACTAAGAGGAAACCGTCTGGAGTGTCTGCCCGTAGAGCTGGGCGAGTGCCGACAGCTAAAGAGAACCGGCCTCGTGGTGGAGGAGGACCTTTTCAACACCCTGCCCACAGAGGTCAAGGAACAGTTGTGGAAAGTTGACAAAGAACAGGCTTGA